A stretch of Candidatus Poribacteria bacterium DNA encodes these proteins:
- a CDS encoding cupin domain-containing protein produces the protein MEITLTNSNDAGSLEFPWGAIKWLCNDQIDPEAEMTFGVVYINAGEGNPTHYHPNCEELIYVLSGECDHKLGDEVIPLRPGMMLRIPRNVKHNAVNTGWQPVTMIICYSDADRQTIFEE, from the coding sequence ATGGAGATAACGTTAACCAACAGTAACGATGCTGGATCACTCGAATTTCCGTGGGGCGCGATTAAGTGGCTCTGTAACGATCAAATTGATCCAGAAGCTGAGATGACATTCGGGGTCGTCTATATTAATGCGGGTGAAGGCAATCCTACCCACTACCATCCGAACTGTGAGGAACTTATCTATGTTCTCTCAGGGGAATGCGATCACAAATTGGGGGATGAGGTAATTCCGCTCAGACCTGGGATGATGCTGCGTATTCCGCGCAATGTGAAACACAATGCCGTCAACACCGGTTGGCAACCCGTAACGATGATTATCTGTTATTCGGATGCCGATCGGCAAACCATCTTTGAAGAGTAG
- a CDS encoding phosphoribosylanthranilate isomerase — protein sequence MSKESYCSVKICGITSIHDARLAADAGTDYIGVLVDVAVSERTRSATQAAEIASESPVPTVILLYNRSTSDIREIVSQVQPFAVQLLGQESPQQVEELKREEACEFWKSVYLPAGSPKNVDIPAVRQEMQAYRNAGADFLLFDSVDMSLEKPRYGGTGKTCDWNVAAELIVESPLPVFFAGGIRPENVKAAIETIRPHGIDLCSGVEASKGIKDPHKLEQLMKQIKQAN from the coding sequence ATGTCTAAAGAATCTTACTGCAGTGTTAAAATCTGCGGCATCACCTCTATCCATGATGCTCGACTTGCTGCCGATGCTGGCACCGATTACATCGGAGTATTAGTAGATGTTGCCGTGTCCGAACGGACACGCTCCGCGACGCAAGCCGCCGAAATTGCGAGCGAAAGCCCGGTCCCTACCGTAATTCTACTCTATAACCGCTCCACATCCGACATCCGAGAAATAGTCTCACAGGTTCAACCGTTTGCCGTTCAACTTCTCGGACAGGAGTCTCCCCAACAGGTGGAGGAACTAAAACGCGAAGAAGCGTGTGAATTCTGGAAGTCGGTCTATTTGCCAGCGGGAAGCCCCAAAAATGTGGATATCCCAGCTGTTCGGCAAGAGATGCAAGCGTACCGGAATGCAGGCGCGGATTTTCTACTGTTTGATAGTGTTGATATGAGTCTTGAGAAACCGCGATACGGCGGCACCGGGAAAACCTGTGATTGGAATGTCGCTGCTGAGCTCATTGTGGAGAGTCCACTACCGGTTTTCTTTGCAGGTGGGATTCGTCCGGAGAACGTCAAAGCTGCTATTGAGACAATCCGACCTCACGGCATCGACCTCTGTTCTGGGGTCGAAGCCTCAAAAGGCATCAAGGATCCACACAAACTCGAACAACTCATGAAACAAATTAAGCAAGCGAATTAA